ACAGTTCGGATGCGTCGCGCACACGTCCAGAACTTCGTCGCCCAGATCAAGCACGCGCAGCCACATCGCTAGCGCCGATCGCTTCATCCCCAACGCTTCGGCCGCCTCCGCCTGCGTCCGAAAACGGCGTGCGACTGCGCCCAGCGCCCGCGCCTTCTCAACCGGATGGAGGTCTTCGCGCTGAAGGTTTTCCACCAGCGCCAACACCTGCAAATCGGCGTCCGAAACGTCGCGCCGCAGGATAACCGGCGCGTGCGTCAAGCCGGCCGCCGCCGCCGCCCGCCATCGGCGATGACCGGCAATGAGTGTCACTCGGCCATCTGGCTCGCGCCGTCCGATGAGCGGTTGCAAGACGCCGTGCCGCCGGATGGAGTCGGTTAGGTCACGCAGCGCCTCGGCGTCAAACGTCCGGCGTGGTTGGTAGGGATTTTCCCGCAAATCCGCGAGCGGCGTTTCAACGACGCCGGCGTCCGTGCCGAGTTCGGCCGCCACATGGTCGGCCAGCGCCGACAATCGCGCCGGCGACAACGTCGGCGCGTCGGAAAAACGCTTGACCTTTGACATAAAACGCTCCTTTCCAGCCCTACCGCTCCCCTTCCACGCCAGCTAGCAGCGCCGCCGCCAGCGCCGCCACGTCCGCCGCCGCTGGACACTTCGGCGCATACCGCTGCAGCGGTTGACGGCGTGTTCCGGCCTCGGAAACAGCCACGTAGTCCCGAATCGGCGCAAACACCTGGTAGCCGAACGACGGACAGATGCGCCGCGTCAACTCCTCATAATGGTGGCGGTGCAGCACCAGACGCGGATTGTAAAGCGTCGGCACGACGCCCAGCACGCGCAGCGGCGTAAGACGCATGTTTTTCCGCCGTCGCTGCGCCTTGACGATTTCAAGCTGCACCTCGGCGAAGCTCTCAACGGACTTCGCCTCGGTCTGCACTGGCGCGAGCAGCGCATCCGCTGCCAGCAAAATCTGGAGCGTGATTTCGGAAATCTTCGGCGGACAGTCGAACAACACCCAGTCATAGTCGGTTAGGTGCGTTTCCGCTGCCGCCAGCAGCCGCGCCGGATCGCTTTGCTGCATGAGCGCCAGTTCGTCACCGATAAGAAACCGGTTCGCCAACCCCACGGTCAGGTCAAAGGACGTCGGATGGACGACCGGCGGCCTGTCGTCGCCGTCGCATATGGTCGCCCAGAAGGTGTCGGCGCGCGGTCGGACAGCGGGCTCTAGCCCCAGAAAACTCCCCAACGTCCCCTGCGGATCGGCGTCAATGAGCAACACGCGCCGGCCGCGCATTGCTAGTTCATACCCCAGATCGCGCGTCAGCGAGGTTTTGCCGACGCCGCCTGACTGATTGAACACCGCCAATCGCATCAGCCCCACCACTGTTCCACCGGATCAGTCGTCGTTAGGACGCGCGCCCCGGCCGCTTGAAACTCGGCTAACGCCGCCTCGGCCGCGTCAGTGAAATCCGCGCCGGGCGCGACGACCGGTGCCATGGCGTCCCGCAGCAGGACAATCCGGTGCGCTAAGTATGGATTGCGTTCCCGAACGAAAGCCAGTAGATCGGCAACGCTCGCTGCTACGCAGTGACTCGACGCCAACCCGGCGACCAAGACCGCGTCTGCTGTTAGCAACCGCTCCAGCAACGCCATATTGCGCGTCGCGCGCGGCAGCGGCCGTCCGTCCCAACTTGTCGCCACCTCTGGCGCAAACACCGAGTAGTGTTCTGTCAGGGGGCTGTCGCCCTTGAGTTCCGGCGCGTTCGCCGCGCCGCGCGCAAAAGCGTGGAAGAGGCGCGCGTCG
This genomic stretch from Chloracidobacterium sp. harbors:
- a CDS encoding ParB/RepB/Spo0J family partition protein; its protein translation is MSKVKRFSDAPTLSPARLSALADHVAAELGTDAGVVETPLADLRENPYQPRRTFDAEALRDLTDSIRRHGVLQPLIGRREPDGRVTLIAGHRRWRAAAAAGLTHAPVILRRDVSDADLQVLALVENLQREDLHPVEKARALGAVARRFRTQAEAAEALGMKRSALAMWLRVLDLGDEVLDVCATHPNCSLRMLLDLLALAPARRLTAAKRLVMAPPVTPAPSSAAGSLGEVGGRVFQFTYRVPGRQATLRVIVTTTARRAATTRADLRAALEAALDRLNEAE
- a CDS encoding ParA family protein; this translates as MRLAVFNQSGGVGKTSLTRDLGYELAMRGRRVLLIDADPQGTLGSFLGLEPAVRPRADTFWATICDGDDRPPVVHPTSFDLTVGLANRFLIGDELALMQQSDPARLLAAAETHLTDYDWVLFDCPPKISEITLQILLAADALLAPVQTEAKSVESFAEVQLEIVKAQRRRKNMRLTPLRVLGVVPTLYNPRLVLHRHHYEELTRRICPSFGYQVFAPIRDYVAVSEAGTRRQPLQRYAPKCPAAADVAALAAALLAGVEGER